In Thalassotalea fonticola, a single genomic region encodes these proteins:
- the kdsC gene encoding 3-deoxy-manno-octulosonate-8-phosphatase KdsC, translating to MKQENSLASTLYGQIDSNVLRQAAQIKLLVCDVDGVFSDGRIYLGNDGEELKAFNTKDGFGIKALGQNGVDVAVITGRKSNIVEKRMTALGVKFIVQGEEDKLPALMQIAKNLELTSEQIAYIGDDVPDLPCIEAVGLGVAVNDAHPLVKQGANYITFIKGGFGAVRELCDLIMQSQNTLKNAKGSSI from the coding sequence ATGAAGCAAGAAAACTCTTTAGCTAGTACCCTTTACGGGCAAATAGATAGCAATGTTCTTAGGCAAGCGGCACAAATTAAGTTATTAGTTTGTGATGTTGATGGCGTATTTTCTGACGGTCGAATTTATTTAGGCAATGACGGTGAAGAGCTGAAGGCATTTAATACAAAAGATGGTTTTGGCATCAAGGCTCTAGGGCAAAATGGTGTCGACGTTGCGGTAATTACTGGTAGAAAATCTAATATCGTTGAAAAACGTATGACCGCTCTTGGGGTAAAATTTATTGTGCAAGGTGAAGAAGATAAATTACCGGCATTGATGCAGATTGCTAAAAACTTGGAACTTACCAGTGAACAAATTGCCTATATAGGAGATGATGTTCCCGACTTACCTTGTATCGAGGCTGTCGGCTTAGGAGTAGCTGTTAATGATGCTCATCCGTTAGTGAAACAAGGCGCAAACTATATCACCTTCATCAAAGGTGGTTTTGGTGCCGTCAGGGAGCTTTGTGATCTAATAATGCAAAGTCAAAATACCTTGAAAAATGCGAAAGGCAGCAGTATATGA
- a CDS encoding KpsF/GutQ family sugar-phosphate isomerase has translation MPHASKFKELAAQVIDIETTAVANLHTYIDDHFAKACQFMFDCSGRVIVIGMGKSGHIGGKIAATFASTGTPAFFVHPGEASHGDLGMVTSQDVVLTISNSGETGEVLAILPVIKRIGAKLIAMSGNTQSTLAKLADVHICIDVPQEACPLGLAPTSSTTATLVMGDALAVALLNAKGFTADDFALSHPGGSLGKRLLLRLADIMHSGARLPVINETALIKEALVEISSKGLGMTAVVDNKGILTGLFTDGDLRRILDEEVNIHQDNIASVMTKNPIVASSEMLAAEALKSMEDRSINGLIIVDNTHRPIGAMNMHDILKAGVI, from the coding sequence ATGCCCCACGCCAGTAAATTTAAAGAGCTTGCAGCACAAGTTATCGATATAGAAACAACAGCAGTGGCTAACCTGCATACCTATATTGATGATCACTTTGCCAAAGCCTGTCAATTCATGTTCGATTGCAGTGGCAGAGTAATTGTCATCGGTATGGGAAAGTCGGGGCACATAGGCGGGAAAATTGCGGCTACATTTGCCAGTACCGGTACACCTGCATTCTTTGTCCATCCTGGTGAAGCGAGCCATGGCGATTTAGGTATGGTAACCAGCCAGGATGTTGTGCTGACAATTTCTAATTCAGGAGAAACTGGGGAAGTATTAGCAATATTACCGGTAATAAAACGCATTGGTGCCAAGTTAATCGCCATGTCAGGCAACACTCAGTCGACTTTAGCAAAACTTGCTGACGTACATATTTGTATCGATGTTCCACAAGAAGCATGTCCTTTAGGGTTAGCACCAACATCGAGCACAACAGCTACTTTAGTGATGGGAGATGCTCTCGCCGTAGCTTTATTAAATGCTAAAGGTTTTACCGCTGATGATTTTGCCTTATCACATCCGGGAGGCAGTTTAGGTAAGCGCTTATTATTACGCTTGGCTGATATTATGCACAGTGGCGCACGTCTACCGGTAATTAATGAAACCGCTCTTATAAAAGAAGCGCTAGTCGAGATCTCAAGCAAGGGCTTAGGAATGACAGCGGTGGTTGATAATAAGGGAATTTTAACCGGATTATTTACCGATGGTGATTTACGGCGTATCCTTGATGAAGAAGTAAATATTCATCAAGATAATATCGCCAGCGTAATGACTAAAAATCCAATTGTCGCAAGTAGCGAAATGTTAGCGGCAGAAGCACTTAAGTCGATGGAAGATAGAAGTATTAATGGCTTAATTATTGTTGATAACACTCATCGACCAATTGGGGCGATGAATATGCACGATATTTTAAAAGCGGGAGTAATTTAA
- the lptA gene encoding lipopolysaccharide transport periplasmic protein LptA, whose translation MNMYKQFIKNMPHKLLLGIALVSPLATSVAEEADFKQEIVIVAKKQSSDLKNKIASYMEDVKITQGTLSIEADIVKVTNLEGTDLKHYLAIGKPARFSQILDDGQKIELQADEVAYSPTTQTIIIKGNASVSQEGSMVKGDIITYNIATEQLNAESASTVTTILKPEVKPEDKDVSPKINNEIEQDKEQ comes from the coding sequence ATGAACATGTACAAACAATTTATAAAAAACATGCCTCATAAATTATTGCTTGGCATAGCTTTGGTATCCCCTTTAGCAACAAGTGTTGCCGAAGAAGCTGACTTTAAACAGGAAATAGTGATTGTCGCGAAAAAACAATCGAGTGATTTAAAAAATAAAATTGCCAGCTATATGGAAGATGTGAAAATCACTCAGGGCACTCTGAGCATTGAAGCAGATATAGTAAAAGTGACGAATCTGGAAGGTACTGACCTTAAACACTATTTAGCTATAGGTAAACCCGCACGTTTTAGCCAAATTCTTGATGACGGCCAAAAAATTGAATTACAAGCAGATGAAGTGGCTTATTCACCAACCACACAGACCATTATCATAAAAGGTAATGCATCGGTAAGCCAAGAAGGCAGTATGGTAAAAGGCGATATTATTACCTATAACATTGCAACTGAACAGCTCAATGCAGAAAGTGCGAGTACTGTAACGACTATCTTGAAGCCTGAAGTTAAACCAGAAGATAAAGATGTCTCACCTAAAATAAACAATGAAATAGAGCAAGATAAAGAACAATAA
- the ptsN gene encoding PTS IIA-like nitrogen regulatory protein PtsN produces MKLDQLLSPDCTLCAVQGKSKKNILEQISAIAANKISSATAKELLNSLTKREKLSSTGIGNGIAIPHGKINNSESPVAVLLTTDKPVIFDAIDDKPVDIFFALFVPEDHCQQHLETLASVARFFSDKDNSKKVRRCNSSTELHQLVVSN; encoded by the coding sequence ATGAAATTAGACCAACTATTAAGCCCTGACTGCACTCTATGTGCAGTACAGGGGAAAAGTAAAAAAAACATTCTAGAACAAATTAGTGCAATTGCAGCTAATAAAATTAGCAGCGCAACAGCAAAAGAATTGTTGAACAGTTTAACTAAAAGAGAAAAATTGAGTAGTACCGGTATTGGCAATGGCATTGCTATTCCACACGGTAAAATCAATAATAGTGAAAGCCCTGTAGCGGTCTTACTGACAACAGATAAACCCGTTATATTTGATGCTATTGATGATAAACCGGTTGATATTTTTTTCGCATTGTTTGTACCAGAAGATCATTGCCAGCAACATTTAGAGACTTTAGCCAGTGTAGCCCGATTTTTTAGTGATAAAGACAATAGTAAAAAAGTGAGACGTTGTAATAGCTCAACTGAACTACATCAATTAGTAGTAAGCAATTAA
- the lptB gene encoding LPS export ABC transporter ATP-binding protein, with protein sequence MTATLKALNLAKSYSGRKVVKDVSLTVNSGQIVGLLGPNGAGKTTSFYMIVGLVPSDEGSVVLNEQNLTLLPMHERARQGIGYLPQEASIFRKLSVFDNIMAILQTRKDLDDIARQEKLESLVEEFNIGHIVENTGQSLSGGERRRVEIARALAADPKFILLDEPFAGVDPISVGDIKKIILQLKDRGIGVLITDHNVRETLDVCEHAYIVSHGELIAEGNAEQVLSNQHVRDVYLGEKFKL encoded by the coding sequence ATGACGGCAACCCTAAAAGCACTAAACCTTGCTAAATCCTACAGCGGTCGAAAAGTAGTAAAAGATGTCAGTTTAACGGTAAATTCAGGGCAAATTGTCGGCCTACTCGGTCCCAATGGTGCAGGTAAAACTACATCGTTTTATATGATCGTTGGTTTAGTGCCAAGCGATGAAGGCTCAGTTGTGTTAAATGAACAGAATTTAACATTATTGCCTATGCATGAAAGAGCTCGACAAGGCATAGGTTACTTGCCACAAGAAGCGTCAATATTTAGAAAGCTTAGCGTTTTTGATAATATTATGGCCATTTTACAAACCCGTAAAGACCTAGACGATATCGCCAGACAAGAAAAACTTGAGAGTTTGGTTGAAGAATTTAATATTGGCCACATCGTTGAGAATACTGGCCAGAGTTTATCTGGTGGTGAAAGGCGCCGTGTTGAAATAGCCAGGGCTCTGGCTGCTGATCCTAAATTTATTTTATTAGATGAGCCGTTTGCTGGGGTAGACCCTATCTCAGTTGGCGATATAAAAAAAATTATTTTACAGTTAAAAGATCGTGGTATTGGGGTATTGATCACCGACCACAACGTACGAGAAACTCTTGATGTATGTGAACACGCATACATAGTAAGTCATGGTGAATTAATCGCTGAAGGTAATGCAGAACAAGTTTTAAGTAATCAACATGTTCGAGATGTCTACCTAGGTGAAAAATTCAAGCTATAG
- a CDS encoding RNA polymerase factor sigma-54: MRPSLQLRMGQHLTMTPQLQQAIKLLQLSTLDLQQEIQEALDSNPLLEVDESGNLEENNANSDSHLDAKQATADTTDGSEDAQPTHDEISTSEALTQNEIPEELSVDSTWEESFSAGTSNTGLGGVNSDDYVYQGETTESIQDHLTWQMELTPFSDTDRTIAIAIIDAIDDSGYLTVSSEDILSSLGNEEVELDEIEAVLKRIHMFDPIGSGAKSIADCLLIQLAQFNPETPFLAEAKVVIKEHIDLLGNRDFRQIMRKAKLKEPQLKEVMKLIHSLNPRPGDAIVKQDEQYVIPDVSVFKKNGRWVVELNPDTAPKIGINNQYAAIAKTTKSSEDSQFIRSHLQEAKWFIKSLESRNDTLLKVSNCIVQQQQGFFEHGAEAMRPMVLNDIAEAVEMHESTISRVTTQKYMHTPRGIFELKYFFSSHVSTENGGECSSTAIRALIKKLIDAEIVAKPLSDSKMAELLSAQGINVARRTIAKYRESLGIPPSNQRKSLL; the protein is encoded by the coding sequence ATGAGACCTAGTCTTCAGCTCCGTATGGGGCAACATTTAACCATGACTCCACAGTTGCAACAGGCAATTAAACTGTTGCAGCTTTCTACGTTAGATCTCCAACAAGAAATTCAAGAAGCTCTTGATAGTAACCCTTTATTAGAAGTCGATGAGTCTGGTAACCTAGAAGAGAATAATGCTAATTCAGATTCCCATTTAGATGCTAAACAAGCAACGGCAGATACCACTGACGGTAGTGAAGACGCACAACCTACTCACGATGAAATAAGCACTTCTGAAGCTTTAACACAAAATGAAATTCCAGAAGAGCTATCGGTAGACTCAACTTGGGAAGAAAGCTTTAGCGCCGGTACTTCAAACACTGGCCTGGGCGGCGTCAACAGTGATGACTATGTTTATCAGGGTGAAACAACAGAATCTATCCAAGATCATTTGACTTGGCAAATGGAATTAACCCCGTTTTCAGATACAGACAGGACCATTGCCATCGCAATAATTGATGCTATTGATGATAGTGGCTACCTTACAGTGAGCAGTGAGGATATTTTATCTAGTTTAGGAAATGAAGAAGTTGAATTAGACGAAATTGAAGCAGTACTAAAACGCATTCACATGTTTGATCCTATCGGCTCTGGAGCAAAATCGATAGCCGATTGTCTACTTATTCAACTTGCTCAGTTTAATCCTGAAACACCTTTCCTCGCGGAGGCTAAAGTAGTGATCAAGGAACACATCGATTTGCTAGGAAACCGTGATTTTAGGCAGATCATGCGCAAAGCAAAATTAAAAGAGCCGCAGTTAAAAGAAGTGATGAAGTTAATTCACTCATTAAACCCTAGACCCGGCGATGCAATAGTAAAGCAAGACGAACAATACGTAATTCCTGATGTCAGTGTGTTCAAAAAAAATGGTCGTTGGGTAGTAGAATTAAACCCGGATACAGCGCCTAAAATTGGTATTAATAATCAGTATGCGGCGATAGCAAAAACAACTAAATCTTCAGAAGATAGTCAATTTATTCGCTCACACTTACAAGAAGCCAAGTGGTTTATCAAATCACTTGAAAGTAGAAACGATACTTTACTGAAAGTATCTAATTGTATTGTTCAGCAACAACAAGGGTTCTTTGAGCACGGCGCTGAAGCTATGCGACCTATGGTGTTAAACGATATTGCTGAAGCAGTTGAAATGCATGAATCAACTATTTCTCGTGTAACCACGCAAAAGTATATGCATACTCCCAGAGGTATATTTGAATTAAAATACTTCTTTTCTAGTCACGTAAGTACCGAAAATGGTGGAGAATGTTCATCTACAGCAATACGCGCACTGATTAAAAAATTAATCGATGCTGAAATAGTTGCTAAACCATTGAGCGATAGCAAAATGGCTGAGCTACTCAGTGCTCAAGGCATTAATGTTGCACGACGAACGATTGCAAAATATAGAGAGTCGTTAGGAATACCACCTTCTAATCAAAGAAAAAGTTTACTTTAA
- a CDS encoding HPr family phosphocarrier protein yields the protein MSLIVEQSVLIENKLGLHARAATKLAKLSKNYQAKITLTVETNSADADSIMGLMLLTGSQGKEVLIRAEGIQASQAMSAVIQLFSDKFDEDE from the coding sequence ATGTCGTTAATTGTTGAACAAAGTGTACTTATAGAAAATAAATTAGGTCTTCATGCCAGGGCCGCAACTAAACTAGCAAAGTTAAGTAAAAACTATCAGGCTAAAATTACCCTAACAGTTGAGACAAACTCCGCCGATGCTGACTCCATTATGGGACTAATGCTATTAACGGGCAGTCAAGGCAAAGAAGTTTTGATCAGAGCGGAAGGCATACAAGCTAGTCAGGCTATGTCAGCAGTCATACAATTATTTTCAGACAAATTTGATGAAGATGAATAA
- the hpf gene encoding ribosome hibernation promoting factor — protein sequence MQINLSGHHVEVTDSMRSYVDGKLQKLERHFDHINNVYVVLKVEKLQQIAEATLHVNAGEIFASANHADMYAAIDGLIDKLDRQVLKHKAKLAHH from the coding sequence ATGCAAATTAATCTATCCGGTCATCATGTTGAAGTTACCGATTCTATGCGTTCATATGTTGATGGAAAACTGCAAAAATTAGAAAGGCATTTTGATCACATAAATAATGTATATGTGGTACTGAAAGTAGAGAAATTACAACAAATCGCTGAAGCAACGTTACATGTAAATGCCGGTGAAATATTCGCCTCAGCCAACCATGCAGATATGTATGCGGCAATTGACGGTCTGATCGATAAATTAGATAGGCAAGTGCTCAAACATAAGGCTAAATTAGCTCATCACTAA
- a CDS encoding calcium/sodium antiporter, with protein sequence MFIEILILLISLTALVISADKFVFGAAAIARNYGIAPMIIGLTIVAMGSSAPEMVVAATAALQGSPDTAIGNAIGSNITNIALVLGLTALFKPLIVSSLTLKREIPILLIITIIASYMLFDLNFTFTEGVILMTGFVLFIVTLLIVTLRQSKNNKLDDPLILEAESEIPDNVSSASAFFWLTFGIILLPMSAHFLVESATVIAKSVGISDLVIGLTIIAIGTSLPELAASIMSLIKKEDDLALGNIIGSNIFNILAVLALPALIAPGAVDSEVASRDIPYMLGITFLVFLLCFSLSGQFRITRLKGLVLFIGFIVYQYLIFNQYV encoded by the coding sequence ATGTTCATCGAAATACTCATTCTTTTAATTTCTTTAACCGCATTGGTTATAAGTGCCGATAAATTTGTTTTCGGTGCTGCAGCAATAGCTCGCAACTACGGCATTGCACCTATGATTATCGGCTTAACCATTGTTGCTATGGGCTCATCAGCGCCTGAAATGGTGGTAGCAGCAACAGCTGCTCTGCAAGGTTCACCAGATACCGCTATTGGTAACGCAATAGGCTCTAACATTACAAATATAGCCTTAGTGCTGGGCTTAACCGCTCTATTCAAGCCATTGATTGTCTCATCACTTACCTTAAAACGAGAAATACCAATACTGTTAATAATAACCATTATCGCCAGTTATATGTTGTTTGATCTTAATTTCACTTTTACTGAAGGTGTAATCTTAATGACTGGTTTTGTGTTGTTTATCGTTACCTTATTAATCGTGACGTTAAGACAAAGTAAAAATAATAAATTAGATGATCCGTTAATCTTAGAAGCAGAATCAGAAATTCCGGACAATGTCAGTTCAGCGAGCGCTTTTTTCTGGCTTACCTTTGGTATTATTTTATTACCAATGAGTGCTCATTTTTTAGTAGAGTCGGCAACAGTTATCGCAAAATCTGTCGGTATTAGTGATTTGGTCATAGGCTTAACCATTATTGCAATCGGTACTAGTTTGCCTGAACTTGCAGCAAGTATTATGAGTTTAATCAAAAAAGAAGATGATTTAGCCTTAGGTAATATCATTGGCTCAAATATTTTTAATATTTTAGCGGTTTTAGCTTTGCCCGCGTTGATTGCACCAGGAGCTGTTGATAGTGAAGTAGCTTCGCGCGACATTCCCTACATGTTAGGCATCACCTTTTTAGTATTCTTATTATGTTTTAGTTTAAGTGGGCAATTTAGAATTACCCGTTTAAAAGGATTGGTATTGTTTATTGGCTTTATTGTTTATCAATACCTAATCTTTAATCAGTATGTTTAA
- the mlaF gene encoding phospholipid ABC transporter ATP-binding protein MlaF: MSENLVEIKNLSFHREERCIYDDISLSIPKGKVIAIMGPSGIGKTTLLRLIGGQLKPSNGQILFAGQDIPKLSRSKLYEARKKMSMLFQSGALFTDMSVYENVAFPIREHSKLPENIIEKMVMMKLEAVGLRGAMHLQPGELSGGMARRAALARAIALDPELILYDEPFAGQDPISMGVIVRLIRDLNDALGLTSVVVSHDVPEVMSIADYIYIVAEQKIIGEGTPEQIIEQQSELVQQFIKGEADGPVPFHFPAKSYKSQLLGEQS, translated from the coding sequence ATGTCTGAAAATCTGGTAGAAATAAAAAACTTAAGCTTTCATCGGGAAGAGCGTTGTATCTATGATGATATAAGCTTAAGTATTCCTAAAGGCAAAGTGATAGCAATAATGGGTCCAAGTGGTATAGGTAAGACTACACTACTTAGACTTATAGGTGGTCAGCTTAAGCCAAGTAATGGTCAGATTCTTTTTGCTGGCCAAGATATCCCGAAACTTTCTCGTTCTAAATTGTACGAAGCTCGTAAGAAAATGAGCATGTTGTTTCAGTCTGGTGCGTTATTTACTGATATGTCAGTTTATGAGAATGTGGCATTTCCTATTCGTGAACATAGTAAATTACCTGAAAACATCATTGAAAAAATGGTGATGATGAAATTAGAAGCCGTTGGTTTACGTGGGGCTATGCATTTACAACCGGGCGAATTATCTGGTGGTATGGCGCGAAGGGCTGCATTGGCACGTGCTATTGCCCTCGACCCTGAATTAATTTTATACGATGAGCCATTTGCTGGCCAGGACCCTATTTCGATGGGCGTTATTGTTAGATTAATTCGCGATTTAAATGATGCCTTAGGGTTAACATCTGTGGTTGTTTCTCATGATGTTCCAGAAGTAATGAGTATCGCTGATTATATTTATATAGTTGCTGAGCAAAAAATCATTGGCGAAGGTACTCCTGAGCAAATTATCGAGCAGCAATCCGAATTAGTTCAGCAATTTATTAAAGGTGAAGCCGATGGTCCTGTACCATTTCATTTTCCGGCAAAATCTTATAAAAGCCAGTTGTTAGGAGAGCAATCTTAG
- the lptC gene encoding LPS export ABC transporter periplasmic protein LptC, with protein MNRLHSISTIIFIIALSVYGYMQWQKSNEKIVQIIKPKDEPDFIATALSSSQYDAEGNLTHTIYAERMSHYLTNTETHFQAPKYTLYPKDGSAAWNLSANEGHLGEDNILLLNDRVRLISDDETSFISEIHGKSLNVDLTNNIITSEQTILLKGKDFTMYGSGLHVDINTTKMNLNEHVQTIYKKHAS; from the coding sequence ATGAATCGTTTGCATAGTATTTCAACGATTATATTTATCATAGCATTATCTGTTTATGGTTATATGCAATGGCAAAAATCGAATGAAAAAATTGTGCAAATAATAAAACCTAAAGACGAACCTGATTTTATCGCAACAGCATTAAGCTCAAGCCAATATGACGCTGAGGGTAATTTAACTCATACCATATATGCTGAGAGAATGTCCCATTATTTGACTAATACGGAGACTCATTTTCAAGCACCTAAATATACGCTCTATCCTAAAGATGGCAGTGCTGCTTGGAATTTATCGGCAAATGAAGGTCATTTAGGCGAAGATAATATCTTATTACTCAATGATAGAGTACGATTGATATCAGACGATGAAACAAGTTTTATTTCAGAAATACACGGCAAATCTTTAAATGTAGATTTAACCAATAATATCATCACTTCAGAGCAAACAATCCTGTTAAAAGGCAAGGATTTCACTATGTATGGCTCTGGGTTACACGTTGATATCAATACAACTAAAATGAATTTGAATGAACATGTACAAACAATTTATAAAAAACATGCCTCATAA
- the mlaE gene encoding lipid asymmetry maintenance ABC transporter permease subunit MlaE: MLDKIQALGHTVINIIVGLGKAMMMLLSAIIQVPNPKKGWPLLAHQLYSVGVLSLLIIIVSGTFIGMVIALQGYTILIGYGAEASLGPMVALSILRELGPVVTALLFAGRAGSALTAEIGLMKATEQLSSLEMMAVDPLRRVIAPRFWAGMISMPLLAAIFSTVGILGGHLVGVDWLGVDSGTYWSVMQAEVDWSDDVLNGIIKSITFAFVVTWIAVYKGYDCIPTSEGISRATTSTVVQSSLIVLGLDFILTALMFAN, translated from the coding sequence GTGTTGGATAAAATTCAAGCATTAGGTCATACCGTTATTAATATTATTGTTGGCTTAGGAAAAGCCATGATGATGTTACTTTCGGCGATTATTCAGGTACCAAACCCTAAAAAAGGTTGGCCATTGCTAGCGCATCAACTGTACTCAGTTGGCGTTTTGTCATTATTGATTATTATAGTGTCAGGTACTTTTATTGGGATGGTGATTGCCTTGCAAGGCTACACTATACTTATAGGTTACGGCGCCGAGGCGAGTTTAGGGCCTATGGTTGCACTATCTATTTTAAGAGAGCTTGGCCCAGTGGTCACCGCTTTGCTTTTTGCTGGTCGAGCCGGTTCAGCATTAACGGCAGAAATAGGCTTAATGAAAGCAACCGAGCAATTAAGTAGTTTAGAGATGATGGCTGTTGATCCATTGCGTCGTGTTATTGCGCCGAGATTTTGGGCCGGTATGATCAGCATGCCATTACTCGCCGCAATTTTTTCAACCGTTGGTATTTTAGGTGGCCATTTAGTTGGGGTTGACTGGTTAGGTGTTGACTCAGGAACATATTGGTCAGTTATGCAAGCTGAAGTAGATTGGAGTGATGATGTACTCAATGGCATCATTAAATCTATTACTTTTGCCTTTGTGGTGACTTGGATTGCAGTTTATAAGGGGTACGACTGTATTCCAACATCTGAAGGTATTAGCCGAGCTACTACTTCTACGGTGGTGCAATCGTCATTGATTGTTTTAGGTTTAGATTTTATTTTAACAGCGTTAATGTTTGCTAATTAA
- the rapZ gene encoding RNase adapter RapZ — MKLIIVSGRSGSGKTVALRVLEDLGYYCVDNIPVNLLPALTHTVINDYENVAVSLDVRNLPENPEDVKEIIDYLPNSVELSILYLDADDSELIRRYSETRRLHPLIRQNMALDQAIALEKKLLDPVASRANLYINTSKLTPHQLADLVRERVLGSTTGNLVIVFESFGFKYGVPSDADYVFDARFLPNPFWEEGLKPYNGLDQPVQDFLASQPIVTKFIWQINSFMMTWLPHLERNNRTYLTIAIGCTGGQHRSVYIAETLAKQFKKEHKDIQIRHREMTK; from the coding sequence ATGAAATTAATCATTGTAAGTGGTCGCTCAGGCTCAGGTAAAACCGTAGCTTTAAGAGTACTTGAAGATCTTGGTTATTATTGTGTTGATAATATTCCGGTAAACCTATTACCTGCACTAACCCATACCGTTATTAATGATTATGAAAACGTCGCGGTATCACTTGATGTACGTAACCTTCCTGAAAACCCTGAAGACGTTAAAGAGATCATTGATTATTTACCTAATTCGGTTGAATTAAGTATTTTGTATTTAGACGCCGATGATAGTGAACTCATCCGTCGCTATAGCGAAACAAGACGACTTCACCCGCTTATTCGCCAGAATATGGCTCTTGATCAAGCAATTGCACTAGAGAAGAAACTGCTTGATCCAGTGGCAAGTAGAGCGAATTTATACATCAATACTTCCAAATTAACCCCGCATCAACTTGCCGATTTAGTACGAGAAAGAGTGCTCGGCTCAACTACCGGTAATTTAGTGATTGTATTTGAATCATTTGGCTTTAAATATGGGGTACCGTCTGATGCAGATTATGTTTTCGATGCCAGGTTTTTACCCAATCCATTTTGGGAGGAAGGGCTAAAGCCTTATAATGGCTTAGATCAGCCCGTTCAAGATTTTTTGGCAAGCCAACCTATAGTGACTAAGTTCATCTGGCAAATTAACTCTTTTATGATGACCTGGTTACCTCATTTAGAACGCAACAACCGTACCTATTTGACTATTGCTATTGGTTGTACCGGCGGTCAGCACCGAAGTGTTTACATTGCTGAAACGTTAGCAAAACAATTTAAAAAAGAACACAAAGATATACAAATTCGTCACCGTGAAATGACCAAATAG